The region GTGGCTGAATATGCGGTCGAAGCCCTTAAGAGGCTCGATATTGAACCTATCATGTCCCCGATCCGCGGCGGCACGGATGGTTCACGCCTTTCATATATGGGGCTTCCTACGCCGAATATATTTGCAGGCGAACACAGCTTCCACAGCCAGCTCGAATGGGTTGCAATTCAGGATATGGAAATCTCAGTCAAGAATATCGTAACCATTGCACAGGTGTGGGAAGAGAAGTCTTAAAATAAAATGTAACAGCAGGAAAGAACTTTATTTTCTTAAGCTGCATTTTATTAATGAGCGTATTTTGTTATCTTAAAACCCGGCTTTATGCCGGGTTTTGAATATTAGCCTTAAAGGTATTAATTTCCGGAATAGAAATTAGAATACAGGTTTTATTTTATGGCCGATCCCCTTAAAAAAGCTACAACGCTGGCTCTTTTTCTGAATATCATACTTTTTCTCATGAAGCTGACGGTGGGAATTATATCCAATTCACTTACGGTTATATCCGAGGCGGTGAATTCTTCTACTGATATAATATCTTCACTTGCAATTAAGTACAGCGTCAGGATATCATCCATGAAGCCCGATGATCAGCATCAGTTCGGCCATACTGCCGCACAGCCTATTGCAACATTTATAGTTGCAGTCTTTGCGGGCGTCCTGGGTCTGGATATTGTGCAGGAGTCGGTCAAAAGAATTATTACCCCGGCGGACATCAATATCTCACTTCCTGTCTACCTGGTCCTGGGCGTTACAATTGTGGTTAAACTTATAATGAACCGCTACCAGGTATACGTCGGGAAAAAGTATAACTCAACTGCCGTGCGCGCGCAGGCCGTGGACTCCATTAACGACGTAATGGCTTCTTCGCTTGCACTCCTGGGCGTCATCGCTGTTCAGATTGGATATCCCAGGGTTGACGGCATCGGGGGACTATTAGTCGCGTTCTTTATCCTGCGCTCGGGTTATGAAATTGCAAAGGAAAATATCGACTACCTTATGGGCAAGGCCGCCGATCAAAACCTGATCATGGAAATTACCAGCCGCGCACTGAAAGTCGGTGGCGTTGAAGGCCTGAACGACCTGAGGTCACACTACGTCGGCGATAAGTTTCACATTGAAATTCATATAGAGGTAAAAAGATCCGTCAGCACAAAAGAATCCCACGACATCGGTAAAGAGGTTCAGTATGCAATTGAAGCCCTTCCCGAGGTAAGAAAAGTCTTCGTGCATATAGACCCGGTATAAAACACAAAATACATTTTATAAAATTATTTGAAAAATTGAGGAGCAGGCATGAAAAAAGCCTTTTTGTTCGTTTTATTCCTTTTCTTCCACCAGGCCTACGGACAGAATATACCGGCCTACTACACATTGGATAAAGATCTTTCAAAATCGCTTCAGGAAATAGTGAACTCACTCGGCCTGAATAAGGATTTTAACGTTGGTGAGGATGGCCTGGAACAGATCTCATTTGCCGTAATAGACCTCAACGGTCCCAAACCCGTGATCGGTGGTGTGAACATGGATAACTTTATTTATCCTGCCAGCGTTTATAAGATGTATGTGGCGGCACAGGTGCTTGCGCAGGTAAGCGAAGGGAAGCATTCACTGCTCGAACCCTACGTTGTCAAGGCTCCCAATGATGTAGACAGCAGGACCGAGCTTAAAGATCCGCGTCCGGTTATAAAAGAAGGCGACACCCTGACAATCAATTACCTTCTGGATCTTATGATCACAAGAAGCGACAACTCGGCCGCCAACTGCATGATTGATATTGCAGGCCGTCCCGCTATCAACGATATGATGCACCGCTATGGCTGGCAGGGAAGCGAAGTAACACGCAAGTTCTTAAAAAGGAAATTTGAGGACCCGGGCTACGATACCGTGCGCAGCACAATGACATGTGCACTCCACGGGGCCGATTTTATGTACAGGATCTACACCAATGATATGATTAATCCCTGGGTGAGCATGCAGCTTAAGACATTCTTAGGGCGTCAGCTGGATAAGTCCAAACTCTTCGCGGGATTGCCGCCGAACGTAATGTATTACAACAAGACCGGCTGGTTCAGCTACTGGACAAACGATGTGGGCATTGTTGATGATGGAAAGATAAGATACATAATTTCGTGCTTCATGCCGCTTACAGAAGACGAGGCAGGACCCAAGATGAAAGAGATCTCCGCGCGCGTCTACAAACTGATATCCGAGCGCCACAAAAAGCAGTCATAATTTACCATTTCGGTAGGGGCGCACGGCGGTGCGCCCTTCGTTAAATCATCCCGCACATAAAAAACAATATTTTTCCGCTGTGATTTTTCCCCTTTCCTTTTTCCAGGAAAATTTTATTATTAAATAAAGAGTGGATCCCGCCGGAGAACGATAATAAAACAAAGTAAGGGAGGGGAGCATGTTGTACATATTCCTGTACCTGGCCGTATTTGTATTATGGGTAGTAATTGAGATGGTAACTGCGCCGAAAGGGTATGAAGATGAAAACGGGTTCCACTACGGAACACCGCCGGCAAGCGACCTGAAAAGGGAACTCCGAAGAAGCATTAATCTCAACTGACATTGAACAAAACCAAAAAAGGCTGTCCTGAAAGCAATTCGGGGCAGCCTTTTTTGTTAATCTCCCCATCCCGACTGAATCTTTTGGCATCAACCCATTTACAAATTGTTTTTGCTTTAAAGCCGCTGACCGCGGCATCTGGATATAACAGCTTCAGGAATTATGCATCGCTATTTTTTTAATTCCATGATTGCACTATTTTTACACCTAAAATTGCTGCCTTATATGGAAACGTTAAGAGGGAAACATAATGCTCTTAAGAATTACAAACAAACTCGCCCAAAAGCTGAAGGAAATGCCCCTTCCCGATGAAACCGTGAGCGCGGAATCTCCCCTTGATGAATGGTACGGCAATCTGTTTACATGGAACAGAACACAGTATATTATCTTCACAAACGCTCATTCCCTCTATTCTGTCATTCTCCCCGGGAAGGGAATAAATAATCCCTATAGGCTTGTTCAGGCCGCAGTCATTGCCCTCTCGGAAGCAATGAAACATGAGGGATACGATGATTTCCTGAATATGATTCTTAAATACACTAGCAATATCACTATAAGCAAAACCATCAGCCGGTCAGTCCTGGGATCCATGAACGACATGGTTTTCATTGCCAAAACTTTCCTTTCAGCTGATCCGGAAATGGACCTCTATGAGATTTCGCATAGAATAAATAACACGCCATACAAATACGGC is a window of Ignavibacteria bacterium DNA encoding:
- a CDS encoding cation transporter yields the protein MADPLKKATTLALFLNIILFLMKLTVGIISNSLTVISEAVNSSTDIISSLAIKYSVRISSMKPDDQHQFGHTAAQPIATFIVAVFAGVLGLDIVQESVKRIITPADINISLPVYLVLGVTIVVKLIMNRYQVYVGKKYNSTAVRAQAVDSINDVMASSLALLGVIAVQIGYPRVDGIGGLLVAFFILRSGYEIAKENIDYLMGKAADQNLIMEITSRALKVGGVEGLNDLRSHYVGDKFHIEIHIEVKRSVSTKESHDIGKEVQYAIEALPEVRKVFVHIDPV
- a CDS encoding serine hydrolase, which encodes MKKAFLFVLFLFFHQAYGQNIPAYYTLDKDLSKSLQEIVNSLGLNKDFNVGEDGLEQISFAVIDLNGPKPVIGGVNMDNFIYPASVYKMYVAAQVLAQVSEGKHSLLEPYVVKAPNDVDSRTELKDPRPVIKEGDTLTINYLLDLMITRSDNSAANCMIDIAGRPAINDMMHRYGWQGSEVTRKFLKRKFEDPGYDTVRSTMTCALHGADFMYRIYTNDMINPWVSMQLKTFLGRQLDKSKLFAGLPPNVMYYNKTGWFSYWTNDVGIVDDGKIRYIISCFMPLTEDEAGPKMKEISARVYKLISERHKKQS